One window from the genome of Actinoplanes teichomyceticus ATCC 31121 encodes:
- a CDS encoding methyl-accepting chemotaxis protein translates to MGLGGAFDNRSLRTKIGAAALTATVGGLIVGGMSISTVHDLNQKAADAQHKSIAIQSAVTSFSQNVEAFVGNSSSMQLYPQFAKEIGEVMAANKKAVEGALSSLETALPGDAAVARTQKDWDAFLAFLDQDSSNLSQAELTRVLTEYTQLHDKLGADAKGLQDQAAAMAETQIADADSAATSASWTIAGVLAVGVLLSLLMGFRVAARVRADVRGVSRLAEGLAEGDLTRTSGVVGQDEVGQMAAALDRGIARLRDDVVQLAGSAATLQHAAGQLTSVSTAVDAAATEASAQAGTVSAAAETVSGNLQVVSAGAQEMGSAIRDISVSTSEATDVVVQAVQAAAATNAIVARLGESSAEIATVVKVITSIAEQTNLLALNATIEAARAGELGKGFAVVAGEVKDLAQETAKATEDISQRVQSIQADTSGAVSAIEEISEIIERINGLQLTIASAVEEQTATTQEMNRTLAEAAGGAGEIAATITGVSEATRRTTDSVGDTRRAADELTTTANQLQSVVSRFRY, encoded by the coding sequence ATGGGCTTGGGCGGCGCGTTCGACAACCGCTCCCTCCGGACGAAGATCGGGGCCGCGGCGCTGACAGCAACGGTCGGCGGCCTGATCGTCGGCGGGATGTCGATCAGCACGGTACACGATCTGAACCAGAAGGCGGCGGACGCACAGCACAAGTCCATCGCGATCCAGTCGGCGGTCACGTCGTTCAGCCAGAACGTCGAGGCGTTCGTCGGCAACTCGTCCTCGATGCAGCTCTACCCGCAGTTCGCCAAGGAGATCGGCGAGGTCATGGCGGCCAACAAGAAGGCCGTCGAGGGTGCGCTGAGCAGCCTGGAGACCGCGCTGCCGGGCGACGCCGCGGTGGCCCGGACGCAGAAGGACTGGGATGCCTTCCTGGCCTTCCTGGACCAGGACAGCAGCAACCTGTCGCAGGCGGAGCTCACCCGGGTCCTCACCGAATACACCCAGCTGCACGACAAGCTGGGCGCCGACGCGAAGGGCCTGCAGGACCAGGCCGCCGCCATGGCGGAGACGCAGATCGCCGACGCCGACTCGGCGGCCACCTCGGCGAGCTGGACCATCGCCGGCGTGCTCGCCGTCGGGGTGCTGCTCAGCCTGCTGATGGGATTCCGGGTGGCGGCGCGGGTGCGCGCCGACGTCCGCGGGGTCTCCCGGCTGGCCGAGGGGCTGGCCGAGGGCGACCTGACCCGTACCTCCGGGGTGGTCGGACAGGACGAGGTCGGCCAGATGGCCGCCGCGCTGGACCGGGGCATCGCCCGGCTCCGCGACGACGTGGTGCAGCTGGCCGGCAGCGCGGCCACCCTGCAGCACGCGGCCGGCCAGCTGACCTCGGTGTCCACCGCCGTCGACGCGGCCGCCACCGAGGCGTCCGCCCAGGCCGGCACGGTTTCCGCCGCCGCGGAGACGGTCTCCGGCAACCTGCAGGTGGTCTCGGCCGGCGCCCAGGAGATGGGCTCGGCGATCCGCGACATCAGCGTCTCCACCTCGGAGGCGACCGACGTCGTGGTGCAGGCGGTGCAGGCGGCCGCGGCGACCAACGCGATCGTGGCCCGGCTCGGCGAGTCGTCCGCGGAGATCGCCACCGTGGTCAAGGTGATCACCAGCATCGCCGAGCAGACCAACCTGCTGGCCCTGAACGCGACGATCGAGGCGGCCCGCGCCGGTGAGCTGGGCAAGGGCTTCGCCGTCGTGGCCGGCGAGGTCAAGGACCTGGCCCAGGAGACCGCCAAGGCCACCGAGGACATCTCCCAGCGGGTGCAGTCGATCCAGGCCGACACCAGCGGCGCGGTCAGCGCGATCGAGGAGATCAGCGAGATCATCGAGCGGATCAACGGCCTGCAGCTGACCATCGCCTCGGCGGTCGAGGAGCAGACCGCGACCACCCAGGAGATGAACCGGACGCTGGCCGAGGCGGCCGGCGGCGCCGGGGAGATCGCGGCGACCATCACCGGGGTGTCGGAGGCGACCCGCCGCACCACCGACTCGGTCGGTGACACCCGCCGCGCGGCCGACGAGCTCACCACCACCGCGAACCAGCTGCAGAGCGTGGTGTCCCGCTTCCGTTACTGA
- the dhaL gene encoding dihydroxyacetone kinase subunit DhaL, with the protein MDVALAREWMRATAAAVAAGADRLTRLDAAIGDGDHGVNLNRGFTAVVAALDQEAPPTVGEVLAKAGSTLMSRVGGASGPLYGSALRAAGRALPQTSAVRPDELVAALRAGLDAVRKLGGAAPGDKTMIDAYAPALDAFEQAVAAGAGLAQAAAAAARAATAGAEATVPMRARKGRASYLGERSVGHQDPGATSASLMFQALSDVSQVGPSGADSAGVKHC; encoded by the coding sequence ATGGACGTCGCGCTGGCCCGGGAGTGGATGCGCGCCACCGCCGCCGCGGTGGCCGCCGGCGCCGACCGGCTCACCCGGTTGGACGCCGCGATCGGCGACGGCGACCACGGGGTGAACCTGAACCGCGGGTTCACCGCGGTGGTCGCCGCGCTGGACCAGGAGGCCCCGCCGACCGTCGGCGAGGTGCTGGCCAAGGCGGGGAGCACGCTGATGTCCCGGGTGGGTGGCGCGTCCGGCCCGCTCTACGGCAGCGCCCTGCGCGCGGCCGGCAGGGCGCTGCCGCAGACCTCGGCGGTACGGCCGGACGAGCTGGTGGCGGCGCTGCGCGCCGGGCTGGACGCGGTCCGCAAGCTGGGCGGCGCGGCGCCGGGCGACAAGACCATGATCGACGCGTACGCGCCCGCGCTGGACGCCTTCGAGCAGGCGGTGGCCGCGGGCGCGGGCCTGGCGCAGGCGGCCGCGGCGGCGGCGCGCGCCGCAACGGCGGGCGCCGAGGCCACCGTGCCGATGCGGGCCCGCAAGGGCCGGGCGTCCTATCTCGGCGAGCGCAGTGTCGGTCACCAGGACCCGGGCGCCACCTCGGCGAGCCTGATGTTCCAAGCTCTGTCCGACGTCTCTCAAGTGGGGCCGTCCGGTGCCGATTCAGCGGGTGTCAAACACTGCTGA